One genomic region from Grus americana isolate bGruAme1 chromosome 15, bGruAme1.mat, whole genome shotgun sequence encodes:
- the SUN1 gene encoding SUN domain-containing protein 1 isoform X8, whose protein sequence is MDFSRLHTYTPPQCLPENTGYTYALSSSYSSSALDFETENKLDPVFDSPRMSRRSLRLAAAGFNKSDDARNDILHDSSYAGSMSFGEQSNMVKQRKSMNKQSGSVRHTPRKNLYSSSIFSQSSFNSHASDASMVSTVLDESLIREQTEVDHFWGLDDEGDPKGSDTTLMQGNGDIASAETQTTVINGYTCSDCSMLSERKEVLTAYSPSPVPSSRIYSRDRSQKQTHSDYCGSMNVKEFYRGDSHLGVNEESICYFMLHMLQTVGATGWLVSQKVVSLLWLAVLSPGRAASGMFRLLRTGWYQLVTLMSLLKVFLLRRCLPKIYKLLLLLIPLLFLLGIWFWGFDGFVSLLPSLNWTRIDRTQRIDDSIHVPEPQADSFHSVQPPKDTINIFDSGRISELEKQMAFVSDRCHHHDEKYSKVMLLLHNLQDQVAQMSDKSETLKLIKNVMDQHLKEMKMEEKTDFLALHREHELRILTLEGLLGKLSAESKDIQKELDIAKAKTVRDDDEHSQLLSKVKKLELELSQMKLELLTGESAKTACEKIDVIHEKVDAQVKESVKLMLFGDQQQDFPESLLQWLASNFVSKSDLQTLLRDLELQILKNVTLHMSATNQKLTSEVVTNAVTNAGISGITEAQAQIIVNNALKLYSQDKTGMVDFALESGGGSILSTRCSETYETKTALISLFGIPLWYFSQSPRVVIQPDMYPGNCWAFKGSQGYLVVRLSMKIYPTAFTVEHIPKTLSPTGNITSAPRNFSVYGLDDEYQEEGKLLGQYVYDQGGEPLQMFPVMEKSENAFQIVELRIFSNWGHAEYTCLYRFRVHGKPAE, encoded by the exons ATGGACTTTTCACGTCTACACACGTACACTCCTCCCCAATGTCTGCCAGAGAACACTGGCTATACATATGCACTCAG TTCAAGTTATTCTTCATCTGCTTTGGATTTTgagactgaaaacaaattagATCCAGTATTTGATTCACCAAGGATGTCACGGCGTAGTTTACGGTTAGCTGCAGCAGGatttaataaatcagatgaTGCACGAAATGATATCCTTCATGACAGCTCTTATGCCGGAAGCATGTCCTTCGGAGAACAGTCTAA CATGGTGAAGCAACGCAAAAGTATGAATAAACAATCTGGCAGTGTAAGACACACTCCAAGGAAAAACCTGTACAGCTCTTCCATCTTCAGCCAAAGCAGTTTCAATAGCCATGCCAGTGATGCATCAATGGTATCCACTGTATTGGATGAATCTTTGATTCGAGAGCAGACAGAAGTAGATCACTTCTGGG gtCTTGATGATGAAGGCGACCCTAAAG GTAGCGATACTACACTGATGCAGGGAAATGGTGATATAGCATCAGCAGAAACGCAGACCACAGTGATCAATGGCTACACTTGCAGTGACTGCAGCATGCTTTCAGAACGGAAGGAGGTTCTTACAGCATACTCACCTTCTCCTGTGCCATCTTCCAGAATTTACTCTAGGGATAGAAGCCAGAAACAGA CTCACTCAGACTACTGTGGAAGCATGAATGTAAAGGAATTTTACAGAGGAGATAGCCATCTTGGTGTAAATGAGGAATCAATAT GTTACTTTATGCTTCACATGTTGCAAACAGTGGGAGCAACGGGATGGCTTGTGTCTCAGAAGGTGGTGTCTCTACTTTGGCTGGCCGTTCTTTCTCCAG GGAGGGCAGCTTCTGGCATGTTCAGGCTGCTTAGAACTGGGTGGTATCAACTTGTTACTCTGATGTCTTTGCTCAAGGTGTTTCTTCTTAGAAG ATGCCTTCCAAAGATCTACAAGCTATTACTGCTGCTTATCCCACTCCTGTTTCTCCTAG GTATATGGTTCTGGGGGTTTGATGGCTTCGTTTCATTATTACCTTCGTTGAATTGGACAAGAATTGATAGAACACAGAGAATAGATGACTCCATTCATGTTCCTGAACCACAGGCTGATTCTTTTCACTCTGTGCAACCTCCAAAG GATACCATAAATATCTTTGATTCTGGTCGTATAAGTgagctggaaaagcaaatgGCCTTCGTGTCTGACAGATGCCATCACCATGATGAAAAATATAGCAAAGTGATGCTTCTACTTCATAATCTTCaagatcaggttgcccagatGAGTGACAAAAGTGAAACATTGAAGCTAATAAAAAATGTGATGGATCAACATCTTAAAGAGatgaaaatggaggaaaag ACTGACTTCCTGGCTTTACATCGAGAACATGAGTTGCGCATCCTGACACTGGAAGGCCTTCTTGGAAAACTCTCTGCTGAATCCAAG gACATCCAGAAGGAGCTTGACATAGCCAAAGCAAAAACAGTGAG AGATGACGATGAACATAGTCAACTTCTCTCCAAAGTTAAAAAGCTAGAACTAGAGTTGTCTCAGATGAAATTGGAGCTGTTAACTGGGGAAAGTGCGAAGACGGCTTGCGAGAAAATAGATGTCATTCATGAAAAA GTAGATGCCCAGGTCAAAGAATCTGTCAAGCTAATGCTTTTTGGTGATCAACAACAAGACTTTCCTGAATCACTTCTCCAATGGCTTGCATCCAATTTTGTGAGCAAAAGTGATCTCCAGACCTTGTTGCGGGATCTAGAGTTGCAAATCCTCAAGAATGTTACTCTCCACATGTCTGCTACAAACCAAAAACTAACATCTGAAGTAGTAACAAATGCTGTGACTAATGCAGGGATTTCTGGAATCACAGAAGCG CAAGCACAAATTATTGTAAACAACGCATTGAAACTCTACTCTCAAGACAAGACTGGTATGGTGGATTTCGCCTTGGAATCTGGAG GTGGCAGCATTCTGAGTACTCGCTGTTCTGAAACCTATGAGACCAAGACAGCATTAATCAGCCTCTTTGGAATTCCTCTGTGGTACTTCTCTCAGTCTCCCAGAGTGGTGATTCAG CCGGACATGTATCCAGGAAACTGCTGGGCTTTCAAAGGATCACAGGGGTATCTTGTAGTTAGACTTTCAATGAAGATCTACCCAACTGCCTTTACAGTGGAACACATACCAAAAACACTTTCACCAACAGGAAACATCACCAGTGCTCCTAGGAACTTCTCAGTATAT GGTCTGGACGATGAATATCAAGAAGAAGGAAAGCTACTAGGACAGTATGTCTATGACCAAGGAGGAGAACCACTGCAGATGTTTCCAGTGATG gaGAAAAGTGAAAACGCGTTCCAAATAGTGGAACTGAGAATTTTTTCTAACTGGGGACACGCAGAATATACCTGCCTGTATCGGTTCAGAGTGCATGGGAAACCTGCCGAATAA